The following are encoded in a window of Pseudomonas graminis genomic DNA:
- the rraA gene encoding ribonuclease E activity regulator RraA: MHYITPDLCDAYPERVQVVEPMFSNFGGRDSFGGEIVTLKCFEDNSLVREQAEQPGHGKVLVVDGGGSLRCALLGDMIAEKAAKNGWEGMVIFGCVRDVDVLAQTDLGVQALASHPLKTEKRGLGDLNKVVTFGGVTFKPGEFIYADNNGIIVSPSALKMPD, encoded by the coding sequence ATGCATTACATCACCCCGGACTTGTGCGACGCCTACCCTGAGCGGGTTCAGGTGGTGGAGCCGATGTTCAGCAACTTTGGTGGCCGTGATTCATTTGGCGGCGAGATCGTCACGCTCAAGTGCTTCGAAGACAATTCGCTGGTGCGCGAGCAGGCCGAACAGCCTGGTCACGGAAAAGTATTGGTCGTGGACGGCGGAGGCTCGCTGCGTTGCGCATTGCTGGGCGACATGATTGCCGAAAAAGCAGCGAAGAACGGTTGGGAGGGCATGGTGATCTTCGGCTGCGTCCGCGACGTCGATGTATTGGCACAGACCGACTTGGGTGTGCAGGCATTGGCCAGTCACCCGCTCAAGACCGAAAAGCGTGGCCTCGGTGACCTGAACAAGGTGGTGACCTTCGGCGGTGTGACGTTCAAGCCGGGCGAATTCATCTATGCCGACAACAACGGAATCATCGTTTCGCCCAGCGCACTGAAGATGCCGGACTGA
- a CDS encoding mechanosensitive ion channel family protein, with protein sequence MELDLWTQSLVTAMTALWTKVANFIPNLFGALVVVLLGFVVAKLLDTLLSKLLAKLGLDRLMGGTGLTKLISRAGVQVPISTLIGKIVYWFVLLIFLVSAAESLGLERVSATLDMLALYLPKVFGAALVLLVGVLLAQLVNGIVRGAAEGVGLDYSAGLGRIAQWLVIIISISVAISQLEVKTDLLNHVIVIALITVGLAVALAMGLGSREIASQILAGIYVRELYQVGQQVRVGEVEGQIEEIGTVKTTLLTEEGELVSLSNRILLDQRVSSR encoded by the coding sequence ATGGAATTGGATCTCTGGACGCAGAGCCTGGTTACTGCAATGACTGCGTTGTGGACCAAAGTCGCGAACTTCATCCCGAATCTGTTCGGCGCGCTGGTGGTAGTGCTTTTGGGTTTCGTGGTGGCAAAGCTGCTCGACACCCTGCTGTCCAAGTTGTTGGCCAAACTCGGTCTGGATCGCCTGATGGGTGGCACCGGGTTGACCAAGCTGATCAGCCGCGCGGGGGTTCAAGTCCCGATTTCGACGCTGATCGGCAAGATTGTGTATTGGTTCGTGCTCTTGATTTTTCTGGTGTCGGCGGCAGAATCGCTCGGGTTGGAGCGGGTGTCGGCAACGCTGGACATGCTGGCGCTGTACCTGCCGAAAGTTTTCGGCGCCGCGCTGGTGCTCCTAGTGGGTGTATTGCTGGCGCAACTGGTCAACGGTATTGTGCGGGGCGCCGCCGAAGGGGTGGGGCTGGATTACTCGGCCGGCCTGGGGCGAATCGCCCAGTGGCTGGTGATCATCATCAGTATTTCGGTAGCGATCAGTCAGCTCGAGGTCAAAACCGACCTGCTGAACCATGTGATTGTTATTGCGTTGATTACCGTTGGTCTGGCCGTTGCGCTGGCCATGGGGCTCGGCAGCCGCGAAATCGCGAGCCAGATCCTCGCAGGAATTTATGTACGTGAGTTGTACCAGGTAGGGCAACAAGTGCGTGTGGGTGAGGTCGAAGGGCAGATCGAAGAAATTGGCACGGTGAAGACCACCCTGCTGACCGAGGAAGGGGAGCTGGTGTCTTTGTCCAACCGGATCCTCCTCGACCAGCGAGTGAGCAGCCGTTGA
- a CDS encoding alpha/beta fold hydrolase, which yields MQSSSHLFPVALISAERRGDLTEDVYRLKPGNSPDFTVEIAVTRLGLVAAPDARGVPVVLLHGSFSNRRFWYSPKGIGLGAYLARAGFDVWIPEMRGHGLSARNSAYKTNCVADYARFDLPAIAAFVREQTGEAPHWIGHSLGGTTLAAAFGGQYLTADDAASVALFGSQVTRSHWPLKVPPLQWAARLLLKRFEHVSGPRFKRGPEDEPMGVLLESMRWHGLFGGFGHKKEDWWAGLQQVTVPLLCVAGAGDHQDPEWACRELFERFGSEDKTFLVLGREQGFSEDFGHVPMLVSKAAQTQVWPRVADWLNRHVAVEEAESTLNMMATPS from the coding sequence ATGCAAAGCAGCAGTCATCTCTTTCCCGTGGCCCTGATCAGTGCCGAGCGTCGTGGCGACCTGACCGAGGACGTCTATCGTTTGAAGCCCGGCAACAGCCCGGATTTCACTGTCGAAATCGCCGTCACCCGGCTGGGTCTTGTGGCTGCGCCGGATGCCCGAGGCGTGCCGGTGGTTCTGCTGCACGGCAGCTTTTCCAATCGGCGCTTCTGGTACTCGCCCAAGGGCATCGGCCTGGGCGCGTATCTGGCCCGCGCCGGGTTCGATGTGTGGATCCCGGAAATGCGCGGTCACGGCCTGTCGGCGCGCAACAGTGCGTACAAAACCAATTGCGTGGCCGATTACGCACGCTTTGATCTGCCGGCCATCGCGGCGTTCGTGCGCGAGCAGACCGGCGAGGCGCCCCACTGGATCGGCCACTCCCTGGGCGGCACGACCCTGGCCGCAGCATTCGGCGGGCAGTACCTGACGGCGGACGATGCGGCCTCGGTGGCGCTGTTCGGCAGTCAGGTCACCCGCAGCCACTGGCCGCTGAAAGTGCCGCCGCTGCAATGGGCTGCACGGCTGCTGCTCAAACGCTTCGAGCACGTGTCAGGCCCCCGCTTCAAGCGCGGCCCGGAAGACGAGCCCATGGGCGTCCTGCTGGAAAGCATGCGCTGGCATGGCCTGTTCGGCGGCTTCGGGCACAAGAAGGAGGACTGGTGGGCCGGGCTGCAACAGGTGACGGTCCCGCTGCTGTGCGTGGCTGGCGCTGGCGACCATCAGGATCCGGAATGGGCGTGCCGCGAGCTCTTCGAGCGGTTCGGCAGCGAAGACAAGACGTTTCTCGTCCTGGGCCGCGAACAGGGCTTCAGCGAAGACTTCGGCCACGTGCCGATGCTGGTCAGCAAAGCCGCGCAAACCCAGGTGTGGCCGCGCGTAGCGGACTGGCTGAACCGTCATGTGGCTGTAGAAGAGGCTGAATCAACGCTGAACATGATGGCAACTCCGTCATAG
- the prpF gene encoding 2-methylaconitate cis-trans isomerase PrpF, with product MASTAQIKIPATYMRGGTSKGVFFLRDDLPEAAQTPGAARDTLLLRVIGSPDPYAKQIDGMGGATSSTSKTVILSKSEKADHDVDYLFGQVAIDKPFVDWSGNCGNLSAAVGPFAISNGLVDPARIPRNGVAVVRIWQANIGKTIIAHVPMTDGAVQETGDFELDGVTFPAAEVQLEFMDPAADEEGAGGSMFPTGNLVDELDVPGVGTFTATMINAGIPTIFVNARDIGYTGSELQDAINSDPKALSMFETIRAYGAVRMGLIGTVEEAATRQHTPKVAFVAAPAEYLSSSGKRVTTADTDLLVRAMSMGKLHHAMMGTAAVAIGTAAAIPGTLVNLAAGGGERSAVRFGHPSGTLRVGAEAVLVDGEWQVKKAIMSRSARVLMEGWVRVPGNSF from the coding sequence ATGGCTTCCACAGCACAGATCAAAATTCCCGCGACCTACATGCGCGGTGGCACCAGCAAGGGCGTGTTTTTCCTCCGGGACGATCTGCCCGAAGCCGCGCAAACCCCCGGCGCTGCCCGTGACACCTTGTTACTGCGGGTGATCGGCAGCCCCGACCCCTACGCCAAGCAGATCGATGGCATGGGCGGCGCGACGTCGAGCACCAGCAAAACGGTGATCCTGTCAAAGAGCGAGAAAGCCGATCACGACGTCGATTACCTGTTCGGCCAGGTCGCCATCGACAAGCCCTTCGTCGACTGGAGCGGCAATTGCGGCAACCTGTCAGCGGCGGTCGGCCCGTTCGCCATCAGCAACGGTCTGGTCGACCCGGCGCGCATCCCCCGGAACGGCGTCGCAGTGGTGCGCATCTGGCAGGCCAACATCGGCAAAACCATCATCGCCCATGTGCCGATGACTGACGGCGCAGTGCAGGAAACCGGCGACTTCGAGCTCGACGGCGTGACCTTCCCGGCGGCGGAAGTGCAGCTGGAGTTCATGGACCCTGCGGCGGACGAGGAGGGCGCTGGCGGCTCGATGTTCCCCACGGGCAATCTGGTGGACGAGCTCGACGTGCCGGGCGTGGGCACGTTCACGGCGACGATGATCAATGCCGGCATCCCGACGATCTTCGTCAACGCCCGGGACATCGGCTATACCGGCAGCGAATTGCAGGACGCAATCAACAGTGACCCGAAGGCCTTGAGCATGTTTGAAACAATCCGGGCCTATGGCGCGGTGCGCATGGGGCTGATCGGCACGGTCGAGGAGGCAGCGACGCGTCAGCACACGCCCAAAGTAGCGTTCGTGGCCGCGCCCGCTGAATACCTGTCTTCCAGCGGCAAACGGGTCACCACCGCAGACACCGATCTGTTGGTGCGCGCCATGTCCATGGGCAAGCTGCATCACGCGATGATGGGCACGGCGGCAGTGGCCATCGGCACAGCGGCGGCGATACCGGGCACGCTGGTCAACCTGGCAGCGGGCGGCGGCGAGCGCAGTGCCGTGCGCTTCGGCCACCCCTCCGGAACTCTGCGTGTCGGCGCTGAAGCGGTATTGGTCGACGGCGAATGGCAGGTCAAAAAAGCCATCATGAGCCGCAGCGCGCGGGTGTTGATGGAAGGATGGGTGCGCGTGCCGGGCAACAGCTTCTGA
- a CDS encoding CrfX protein: MHDPFEESLRDMLNASSSSRDDDAVLGRVLKTANRQVGAGDLFSLLGRCTQALMIALNNGSAHVSPVSRRKATRAGTTFTGTGAQDKAD; this comes from the coding sequence ATGCACGACCCGTTTGAAGAATCACTGCGAGACATGCTCAATGCTTCGTCCAGCAGCCGGGACGATGATGCCGTTCTGGGCCGAGTGTTGAAGACTGCCAACCGTCAGGTGGGCGCCGGTGATCTGTTCAGTCTTCTGGGTCGTTGCACGCAGGCTTTGATGATCGCCCTGAACAATGGCTCCGCTCACGTTTCACCTGTTTCCCGCCGCAAGGCGACCCGTGCCGGTACTACGTTTACCGGTACCGGTGCACAAGACAAGGCTGATTGA
- the ppsA gene encoding phosphoenolpyruvate synthase, which translates to MVEYVVSLDKLGKHDVEHVGGKNASLGEMISNLAGAGVSVPGGFATTAQAYRDFLEQSGLNDQIHQALDALDVDDVNELARTGAKIRQWIMEAEFPEKLNAEIRTAFAELSAGNPDIAVAVRSSATAEDLPDASFAGQQETFLNIRGVENVIRAAKEVFASLFNDRAISYRVHQGFDHKLVALSAGVQRMVRSETGTAGVMFTLDTESGFRDVVFITGAYGLGETVVQGAVNPDEFYVHKNTLEAGRPAILRRNLGSKAIKMIYGEEAKAGKSVKTIDVDLADRARFCLSDEEVSNLARQAMIIEKHYQCPMDIEWAKDGDDGKLYIVQARPETVKSRTSSNVMERYLLKEKGTVLVEGRAIGQRIGAGKVRIIKDVSEMDKVQPGDVLVSDMTDPDWEPVMKRASAIVTNRGGRTCHAAIIARELGIPAVVGCGNATELLQEGQGVTVSCAEGDTGYIFEGELGFDIKQNSVDAMPDLPFKIMMNVGNPDRAFDFAQLPNAGIGLARLEFIINRMIGVHPKALLNYANLPQDIKESVDKRIAGYDDPVGFYVEKLVEGISTLAAAFSPKKVIVRLSDFKSNEYANLIGGKLYEPEEENPMLGFRGASRYISENFRDCFELECRALKRVRNEMGLTNVEIMVPFVRTLGEASQVIDLLAENGLARGENGLRVIMMCELPSNALMADEFLEFFDGFSIGSNDLTQLTLGLDRDSGIIAHLFDERNPAVKKLLSYAIQACNKAGKYIGICGQGPSDHPDLARWLMEQGIESVSLNPDSVLETWFFLSEEDAPT; encoded by the coding sequence TTGGTAGAGTACGTAGTTTCCCTCGATAAGCTCGGCAAACATGATGTTGAGCACGTGGGGGGCAAGAACGCATCCCTCGGCGAGATGATCAGCAACCTGGCGGGTGCAGGCGTGTCCGTCCCCGGTGGCTTTGCCACTACCGCTCAGGCCTACCGTGATTTCCTCGAGCAGAGTGGCCTGAACGATCAGATCCATCAGGCCCTCGACGCGCTGGATGTCGACGACGTCAACGAGCTGGCCAGAACCGGCGCCAAGATTCGTCAGTGGATCATGGAGGCTGAATTCCCCGAAAAGCTCAACGCCGAGATCCGCACCGCCTTCGCCGAGCTCTCGGCGGGCAACCCGGACATCGCCGTGGCCGTGCGCTCTTCCGCCACCGCAGAAGATTTGCCGGACGCTTCCTTCGCCGGCCAGCAGGAAACCTTCCTGAACATTCGTGGCGTCGAAAACGTCATCCGCGCGGCGAAAGAGGTGTTTGCGTCGCTGTTCAACGACCGCGCCATTTCCTACCGCGTGCACCAAGGGTTCGACCACAAGCTGGTGGCGCTGTCCGCTGGCGTGCAGCGCATGGTGCGTTCTGAAACCGGCACCGCAGGCGTCATGTTCACCCTGGACACCGAATCCGGTTTCCGCGATGTCGTCTTCATCACTGGTGCCTATGGCCTGGGCGAGACCGTCGTCCAGGGCGCGGTCAACCCGGACGAATTCTACGTTCACAAAAACACCCTTGAAGCCGGTCGCCCGGCGATCCTGCGCCGCAACCTGGGCAGCAAGGCGATCAAGATGATCTACGGCGAAGAAGCCAAGGCCGGTAAATCGGTCAAGACCATCGACGTCGACCTGGCGGACCGCGCGCGTTTCTGCCTCAGCGACGAGGAAGTCAGCAACCTGGCCCGCCAGGCGATGATCATCGAAAAGCACTATCAGTGCCCGATGGATATCGAGTGGGCCAAAGACGGCGATGACGGCAAGCTCTACATCGTGCAGGCGCGGCCGGAAACCGTAAAAAGCCGCACCTCGTCCAATGTCATGGAACGCTACCTGCTGAAAGAGAAGGGCACCGTTCTGGTGGAAGGCCGCGCCATCGGCCAGCGCATCGGCGCCGGCAAGGTGCGGATCATCAAGGACGTGTCCGAGATGGACAAGGTTCAGCCGGGTGACGTGCTGGTCTCCGACATGACCGACCCGGACTGGGAACCGGTCATGAAACGCGCCAGCGCCATCGTCACCAACCGTGGCGGACGCACTTGCCACGCGGCGATCATCGCTCGCGAGTTGGGTATCCCGGCGGTAGTGGGTTGCGGCAACGCCACCGAGCTGTTGCAGGAAGGTCAGGGCGTCACCGTGTCCTGCGCCGAGGGCGACACCGGTTACATCTTCGAGGGCGAACTGGGATTCGACATCAAGCAGAATTCTGTCGACGCCATGCCTGATCTGCCGTTCAAAATCATGATGAACGTCGGCAACCCGGATCGCGCCTTTGATTTCGCCCAGTTGCCCAACGCCGGTATCGGCCTGGCGCGCCTGGAATTCATCATCAACCGCATGATCGGCGTGCACCCCAAGGCGCTGCTGAACTACGCCAATCTGCCCCAGGACATCAAGGAAAGCGTCGACAAGCGCATCGCCGGTTACGACGATCCGGTTGGTTTCTACGTCGAGAAACTGGTGGAAGGCATCAGCACCCTGGCGGCGGCGTTCTCGCCGAAGAAGGTCATCGTGCGTCTGTCGGACTTCAAGTCCAACGAATACGCCAACCTCATCGGCGGCAAGCTCTACGAGCCGGAAGAAGAAAACCCGATGCTGGGCTTCCGTGGCGCGTCGCGGTACATCAGCGAAAATTTCCGCGACTGCTTCGAGCTGGAATGCCGCGCCCTCAAGCGCGTGCGCAACGAGATGGGCCTGACCAACGTCGAGATCATGGTGCCGTTCGTCCGCACCCTGGGCGAAGCAAGTCAGGTCATCGATTTGCTCGCTGAAAACGGTCTGGCCCGTGGCGAGAACGGTCTGCGCGTGATCATGATGTGCGAGCTACCGTCCAACGCGCTGATGGCCGATGAATTCCTCGAATTCTTCGACGGCTTCTCCATTGGTTCCAACGACCTGACCCAGCTGACCCTGGGGCTGGACCGCGACTCCGGGATCATCGCTCACCTGTTCGACGAGCGAAATCCTGCGGTGAAGAAGCTGCTGTCCTACGCCATTCAGGCCTGTAACAAGGCCGGCAAGTACATCGGCATCTGTGGCCAGGGCCCGTCCGATCACCCGGATCTGGCGCGCTGGTTGATGGAGCAGGGCATCGAGAGCGTGTCCCTCAATCCTGATTCGGTACTGGAAACCTGGTTCTTCCTGTCCGAAGAGGACGCTCCGACCTGA
- a CDS encoding zinc transporter ZntB, translated as MFDETNAQWGLVHALVLDGKGGARSIPRTALDGLQLEPHESVWLHWDRSHPQTQTWLRKTSGLSEFVCDLMLEENTRPRLLALPDNELLLFLRGINLNPGAEPEDMVSVRIFAAAQRVISLRLRSLRATDELISSLNEGKGPKTASELLLYLAQFLTDKVQAVVSELTELVDDMEERIDADERYLPEHGNMVHIRRRAAGLRRFLAPQRELYAQLTRSKMPWFVEDDADYWNELNNSLTRYLEELELTRERVGLVLEAEDRRLNERMNRTMYRFGVITGIFLPMTFLTGLLGINVGGIPGSENPYGFLYACGLMLIVAVGQTWLFKRLRWV; from the coding sequence ATGTTCGACGAAACAAACGCGCAGTGGGGGCTGGTTCATGCCCTCGTGTTGGACGGGAAGGGCGGGGCGCGTTCAATCCCCCGAACTGCACTGGATGGCCTGCAGCTGGAGCCCCACGAAAGCGTGTGGCTCCACTGGGACCGCAGCCATCCGCAGACCCAGACGTGGTTGCGCAAGACCAGCGGTCTGAGCGAGTTCGTCTGCGACCTGATGCTGGAAGAGAACACCCGGCCGCGGCTGCTGGCTTTGCCGGACAACGAATTGCTGCTGTTCCTGCGCGGGATCAACCTGAACCCGGGTGCCGAGCCGGAAGACATGGTTTCGGTGCGCATTTTTGCCGCCGCCCAGCGCGTTATCTCATTGCGCCTGCGCTCGCTGCGGGCAACCGATGAGCTGATCTCGTCATTGAATGAAGGAAAGGGACCGAAAACGGCGTCGGAGCTGCTGCTGTATCTGGCCCAGTTTCTGACTGACAAGGTTCAGGCCGTGGTCAGCGAGCTGACCGAACTGGTCGATGACATGGAGGAACGCATAGATGCCGACGAGCGGTATCTGCCCGAGCACGGCAATATGGTGCATATCCGCAGACGAGCGGCGGGACTGCGTCGGTTTCTGGCGCCTCAGCGCGAACTCTACGCCCAGCTGACGCGCAGCAAGATGCCGTGGTTCGTGGAGGACGATGCGGATTACTGGAACGAATTGAACAACAGCCTGACGCGTTACCTTGAAGAGCTGGAATTGACCCGAGAGCGAGTGGGGCTGGTGCTTGAGGCTGAAGACAGGCGCCTCAACGAGCGGATGAACAGGACCATGTATCGGTTTGGGGTCATCACCGGCATCTTCCTGCCGATGACCTTCCTGACAGGTTTGCTGGGCATCAACGTGGGGGGTATCCCCGGGTCGGAAAATCCCTATGGATTTCTGTACGCCTGCGGCTTGATGCTCATCGTGGCCGTCGGCCAGACGTGGTTGTTCAAGCGGTTGCGGTGGGTGTGA
- the sigX gene encoding RNA polymerase sigma factor SigX: MNNAQSPSLRYDPRELSDEELVARSHAELFHVTRAYEELMRRYQRTLFNVCARYLGNDRDADDVCQEVMLKVLYGLKNFEGKSKFKTWLYSITYNECITQYRKERRKRRLLDALSLDPLEEASEEKTPKPEEKGGLDRWLVHVNPIDREILVLRFVAELEFQEIADIMHMGLSATKMRYKRALDKLREKFAGVTET, from the coding sequence TTGAATAACGCTCAATCGCCCTCTCTGCGCTACGACCCACGCGAGCTCTCCGATGAGGAGCTGGTTGCGCGTTCGCACGCCGAGCTGTTTCATGTGACGCGTGCCTATGAGGAGCTGATGCGTCGTTACCAGCGGACACTTTTTAACGTCTGCGCACGGTATCTGGGGAACGATCGCGATGCTGATGATGTCTGTCAGGAAGTGATGCTTAAGGTGTTGTATGGCTTGAAGAACTTCGAGGGTAAATCGAAGTTCAAAACCTGGCTCTACAGCATCACGTACAACGAATGCATCACGCAGTACAGGAAGGAGCGGCGAAAGCGTCGGTTGCTGGACGCTTTGAGTCTTGACCCCCTCGAGGAAGCGTCGGAAGAAAAGACGCCAAAACCAGAAGAAAAGGGCGGGCTTGATCGTTGGCTTGTGCATGTGAATCCGATTGACAGGGAAATTCTGGTGCTACGATTTGTCGCAGAGCTGGAATTTCAGGAGATCGCAGACATCATGCACATGGGCCTGAGTGCCACGAAAATGCGTTACAAGCGGGCACTTGATAAATTACGTGAGAAATTTGCAGGCGTTACCGAAACTTAA
- the ppsR gene encoding posphoenolpyruvate synthetase regulatory kinase/phosphorylase PpsR, producing MKRSAFFISDGTGITAETLGQSLLAQFENITFNKFTRPYIDSVEKARAMVQQINKAAEKDEARPIIFDTIVNQDIREILATSDGFMIDIFSTFLAPLELELSSHSSYSVGKSHSIGHNSNYMERIEAVNFALDNDDGARTHYYDKADIILVGVSRCGKTPTCLYMAMQFGIRAANYPLTEDDMERLQLPAALKLHRDKLFGLTIDPDRLTAIRHERKPNSRYASYAQCEFEVREVEGLFRRENIPHINSTHFSVEEISAKVLVEKGVERRFK from the coding sequence ATGAAACGATCCGCTTTTTTCATCTCCGATGGCACCGGCATCACCGCCGAAACCCTTGGCCAGAGTCTGCTAGCGCAATTTGAAAACATTACTTTCAACAAGTTCACGCGGCCCTATATCGACAGCGTCGAGAAGGCCCGGGCCATGGTTCAGCAAATCAACAAGGCCGCCGAGAAGGACGAAGCCCGTCCGATCATTTTCGACACCATCGTCAATCAGGACATCCGCGAGATTCTCGCGACCTCCGACGGCTTCATGATCGATATTTTCTCGACCTTCCTCGCCCCGTTGGAGCTGGAGCTTAGTTCACACTCTTCCTACTCGGTGGGAAAATCCCACTCCATCGGGCACAACTCCAATTACATGGAGCGGATCGAGGCGGTGAACTTCGCGCTGGACAACGACGACGGCGCCAGAACCCATTATTACGACAAGGCCGACATCATCCTGGTGGGCGTGTCGCGCTGCGGCAAGACCCCGACCTGCCTGTACATGGCCATGCAGTTCGGCATCCGCGCCGCCAATTACCCGCTGACCGAAGACGACATGGAGCGTCTGCAGCTGCCCGCCGCGCTGAAACTGCACCGGGACAAGCTGTTCGGCCTGACCATCGATCCCGACCGTCTGACTGCGATCCGCCACGAACGCAAACCCAACAGCCGCTACGCCAGTTACGCCCAGTGCGAGTTCGAAGTGCGCGAAGTCGAAGGCCTGTTCCGCCGCGAGAACATCCCGCACATCAACTCCACGCATTTCTCGGTCGAGGAAATCTCGGCGAAAGTGCTGGTGGAGAAAGGGGTCGAGCGGCGGTTTAAGTAG